From a single Eleginops maclovinus isolate JMC-PN-2008 ecotype Puerto Natales chromosome 20, JC_Emac_rtc_rv5, whole genome shotgun sequence genomic region:
- the si:ch73-267c23.10 gene encoding serine incorporator 1, protein MGAVLGAFSLASCLPCLCSSATCLLCSCCPSTRNSTVTRIIYACILLLGTIVACIMLSPGVDQQLKRIPGFCEDGAGSSIPGMQADVNCEMFVGYKAVYRICFGMSMWFLGFSILMVDIKNSTDPRAAIHNGFWFFKFAALVAVTVGAFYIPDGPFTYTWFVVGSGGAFCFILIQLVLLVDFAHSWNESWVEKMETGSSRCWYAALLVVTLINYILSFAAVVLFFIFYTQPDGCSINKFFISFNLLFCLVASVLSVLPQVQESQTRSGLLQSSIITLYTMYLTWSAMTNEPDRECNPSLLSIFQQIAVPTLAPLEMENQTAVLILGPDTEEPVLTSPYLQWWDAQSIVGLAIFVLCILYSSIRSSSTSQVNKLTMASKDSATLAEEGSSSDLSEESTGPRRVEDNERDLVQYSYSFFHFMLFLASLYIMMTLTNWYSPDADYAVTSSWPAVWVKITSSWVCLALYVWTLVAPMILTNRDFS, encoded by the exons CTGCCGTGCCTGTGCAGCAGTGCCACCTGTCTGCTGTGCAGCTGCTGTCCCAGCACCAGGAACTCCACGGTGACCCGGATCATCTACGCCTGCATCCTGCTGCTGGGGACCATCGTGGCCTGCATCATGCTGTCCCCGGGGGTCGATCAGCAGCTTAAAAGG ATCCCAGGTTTCTGTGAAGACGGGGCCGGCTCCTCTATCCCCGGGATGCAGGCCGATGTGAACTGTGAGATGTTCGTGGGCTACAAGGCAGTGTACCGCATCTGCTTCGGCATGAGCATGTGGTTCCTGGGGTTTTCCATCCTAATGGTTGACATCAAGAACAGCACAGACCCCCGTGCTGCCATCCACAACGG ATTCTGGTTCTTTAAGTTTGCTGCCCTGGTGGCAGTTACAGTCGGTGCCTTTTATATTCCAGACGGGCCTTTCACCTACA CGTGGTTTGTCGTGGGCTCTGGGGGAGCTTTCTGCTTCATCCTGATCcagctggtgctgctggtggaCTTCGCCCACTCATGGAACGAGTCCTGGGTGGAGAAGATGGAGACCGGCAGCTCCAGGTGCTGGTACGCAG ctttgCTGGTGGTCACACTCATCAACTACATCCTGTCCTTTGCTGCTGTGGTGCTGTTCTTCATCTTCTACACCCAGCCTGATGGATGCTCCATCAACAAGTTCTTCATCAGCTTCAACTTGTTGTTCTGCCTCGTGGCCTCCGTCCTCTCTGTGCTGCCTCAGGTTCAG GAGTCCCAGACACGTTCAGGCCTTCTGCAGTCCTCCATCATCACCCTGTACACCATGTATCTGACCTGGTCCGCCATGACCAATGAACCTG ATCGAGAGTGTAACCCCAGCCTGTTGAGCATCTTCCAGCAGATAGCAGTGCCCACCCTGGCCCCTCTGGAGATGGAGAACCAGACAGCTGTGCTGATCCTCGGCCCAGACACAGAGGAACCCGTCCTCACGTCCCCCTACCTGCAGTGGTGGGACGCCCAGAGCATCGTGGGGCTCGCCATCTTCGTCCTGTGCATCCTCTACTCAAG CATTCGGTCGTCCAGCACCAGCCAGGTGAACAAGCTGACCATGGCCTCCAAAGACTCTGCCACCCTTGCGGAGGAGGGCAGCAGCTCTGACCTCTCCGAGGAGTCCACGGGGCCCCGGCGGGTGGAGGATAACGAGCGGGACCTGGTCCAGTACAGCTACTCCTTCTTCCACTTCATGCTCTTCCTTGCCTCCCTGTACATCATGATGACCCTCACCAACTGGTACAG CCCTGATGCAGACTACGCAGTCACCAGCAGCTGGCCAGCGGTGTGGGTGAAGATCACCTCCAGCTGGGTGTGTTTGGCCCTGTACGTGTGGACCCTGGTGGCCCCCATGATCCTCACCAACAGAGACTTCAGCTGA